CGTGCTGATCTGGGTCGCGTTTGCGCTAGCGTACTGGGCGCTCGGCGCCGACGACATCGGTGCTGCGCTGGCGCTGAGCGGCTCGTCTCTGTTTACGCTGGGCTTCGTGCAGCCGCCCAATGCCGCCAGCCTGCTCGTGGTCTTCGGGGAAGCGGCGATCGGCTTGATGCTTGTCGCGGTGCTCATTTCATATCTGCCAACGATGTACTCGGCGTTCGCGCGCCGCGAGGCGGCTGTGACCATGCTGGAAGTACGCGCCGGATCGCCGCCCTCGGCGCCGGAGATGATCAGTCGCTACAATCGCATCCACGGGCTGGGTGCGCTGAATTCGGTCTGGGCGTCCTGGGAGGCGTGGTTTGCCGATATCGAGGAGAGCCACACGTCGCTGGCGGCGCTGGCGTTCTTCCGTTCCCCGCAGCCTGACCATTCGTGGGTGACGGCGGCCGGCGCGGTGCTGGATGCCGCCGCACTGGTGAACGCGGTCGTCGCCATGCCGCACGACCCGCAGGCCGACCTGTGTATTCGTGCCGGTTACCTCGCGCTGCGCCGCATCGCGGACGTCTTCCTTCCGCCGCATCATGCGTCGCCTGAAGTCGATGATCCGATCAGCATCAGCCGGCAGGAGTTCGACGCGGCCTGGGCGGAGATGGCGGCGGCCGGCGTTCCGTTGGTAGACGATAGCGAGGCGGCCTGGCGCAGCTTCAGGGGCTGGCGCGTCAACTACGATTCCGTGCTGCTGCAACTGGCCGCGATCACTATGGCGCCGTACGCGCCGTGGTCGAGCGACCGCTCCCTGCGCGTAATGCGACGGCGCTAGGTGCGCCGACGGGGGCCGAGTGCCATCATGCCAGCGCCAATGATGCCGGCGTCGTTACGCAGTCGGGCTGGCACGACTTTGGTCCGCAGTGATAGCAGTGGCAGGAACTTGCGGTGATCGGCGCTGATGCCGCCCCCGATGATGAACAAGTCAGGCGTGAACAAAAACTCAACGTATGACAGGTATTCGTTGAGCCGGCGGGCATAACGCTTCCAGCTTAGGTTCTCCTCCGTGCGCACGCGCGCGGCCGCGCGCGCCTCGGCGTCCACGCCCCTGATTTGCAGGTGGCCCAGTTCCGCGTTGGGCACCAGCACGCCGTTGTAGAATATCGCGCCGCCGATGCCGGTGCCCAGCGTGATCATAATCACGAGGCCATGCTTGCCCTTGCCGGCGCCGAATTTCATCTCGGCGACTCCGGCCGCGTCGGCGTCGTTTGTCACCGTGACCGGTTGCTTGATCGCCTCGCGCAGCACGCGGCGGCAGTCGGCGCCGATCCACGCTTTGTGCACATTGGCCGCGCTGAGGATGACGCCGTGATGCACGATCGCCGGAAAGGTGCAGCCGATCGGGCCGCGCCATTCGAAATGCGCGACGATCTCGGCGACGGTGCGCGCCACCGCTTTCGGTTTGGACGGCTGCGGGGTGGGCAGACGGTAGCGCTCGGCGATCAATTTGCCGCTGTGGGTTTCCACGATCGCGCCTTTGATGCCGCTGCCGCCGATATCGATACCAAGCGTTCTCATTGGGGCTCCGCTCTGGCGCGCCCGGTGCGCCAGTCAGTGGTGTATAATCGTTTGCGCGTTCGGCGTTGTCGCCGTCGCTTGAATTGTACGCGAATGGCGGTCGCTGGCAAGCGCGGAAGATTGCGCGACAGCCGGCGCCATCGAAAGGGACCTTTTTCATTATGCGCTTGTACTTCATCCGGCACGCCCAATCGGAGAACAACCACCTGTGGGATTCGACGGGATCGAGCAAGGGCCGCAGCGACGATCCGCGCCTGACTGAGATCGGCGTGCAGCAGGCCGAGATCCTGGCCGCGCACCTGCGCCATGCAGCGGGTTCCGGGTACGCGCAGACTCGCGATCTCCAGCAGATCGACGACGTCCGCATCACCCATATCTACTGCAGCCTGATGACCCGCGCAATGGCCACCGCGACCGCGATCGCCAAAGCGCTGCACATGCCGTTGGTGGCGCGCGATGATCTGTTCGAAGTCGGCGGCATCTATCTTGAGGACGAGGAGACGGGCGAAAATCACGGCCGCCCCGGCGGCACGCGCAGCTACTATAGCCAGCACTTCCCCGACTGCGAGCTGCCGGCCAGCGTGAGCGAGGCCGGCTGGTGGAATCGCCCGTACGAGCATGCCAGCGAGCGTTTTCCGCGCGCCAAGCGGGTGCTGCACGACCTGCTGGCCCGTCACGGCGATAGCGATGACCGGGTCGCCATCGTCAGCCACGGCGCATTTTTCAACTACCTGCTGGCCGCGGCGGTCGATCTGCCCGATCCGACGACGAGCCCGACCTGGTTCCTGCTCAACAACACCTCGCTGACGCGCTTCGACTTCCAGGACAAGCAGACCGGCGTGGTCTACATGAATCGCGTCGACTTCCTGCCGCGCGCGCTGGTCACGTAGCGTCGCGTGCGCCCGGCATGCATGTCGAGAGCATTTGCGTTTGGGGGCGAACCAGCCTTAAGCACTACAATATGTCACGCCCGCGAAGGCGGGAGTCCAGGGGCAACACCGCTGGATGCGGGCGCATGGCCATGCGCCCCTACGCGGGCATGACGGCTTGTTGGCCCAATGGCCGCCCCAAAACCGAAATACACCCTGCACGTCCCGGCACTTGACAGAACGCCTGTTCTGTTCTAGTATCCAGAACAGAACAGGCGTTCTTATCTTCTGCCGGAGGCGAGCCATGCTCGGGTTGCGCAAACGCACGGAACCGATTCAGATGCGGGAGCGGCGCTTCGGATATTTTCCGCAGCGCTTCCGCTGGCACGGGCGTGATTACCACGTCAGCCGCGTCGAGCGCTGCTGGACGGTGCGCACGCGCCGCTGGGGCGGCCGCGTCGAGCGGCATTGCTTCCGCGTGCACTGCGGCGATGGCGTGTTCGACATTCACCAGGACGTGCTGGGCAACACCTGGCACATCCAGCGCGCGACGGGTTAGAGCCGCGACTGGGCGAGCAGGAGCCCGGCCAGCGTCTTGCCGTCGCGGATCAGCCCCGCGGCGGCCAGCCGGTATGCCTCGGCGGCCGGTAGCTGGACAACTTCCAGGAACTCGTCAGCGTCATGTGGCGCGGGGTCGGGCGTCAATTCGCGGGCGAGGAAGTAGTGCAGGAACTCGCTCGAGTAGCCGGGCGCAAGGAAGCTGCCGCCAAGCGGCTCGATGGTACCGGCCGCCATGCCGATCTCCTCGCGCACCTCGCGCGCCGCGCACGCTGCGGGCGGCTCGCCGGGCTCCAGCGTGCCGGCCGGCAGTTCGAGCAGCGCCTCGCCGGCGGCGTGACGGTACTGGCGCACGAACCAGATCCGTCCCTGCTCATCCACCGGCACGATGACGGCTGCGCCGCCATGCTCGATGATGTCGAGACTGGCGGTCTGGCCATCGGGCAGCCGCACGCGATCCTGTCGCAGACCGAACACGCGCCCGCGAAACAGTTGGCGCGATTCCAGCACGTCGTAGTGTTTCATCAACCCTCGCCCAATCGTGTTAGCCGGCGTCCGCCAGCCCGATCGCATGTAGAATAGCCGGCGCGACGTCGGCCAGCGAATGCATCCTACGCGCGGCTTCGTGCCGGCCACTGCCCACCAGAATGGCCGGCACCGGGTTGCGCGTGTGCCGCCGTGTGGAATTATCCTCGATGTTGCCGTGGTCGCTCGTGACCACCAGCAGGCTGTTCTGCAAATCCATCAGCTCCACAATCCCGCCGATGAACTCGTCAAGCCGCTCGAGTATCGCAACAGCCGAGATGCGCGCCGGACGGTGCCCGGCCACATCGGTCAGGAAAAACTCGAAGAGCGTGAGATCGTAGTCACGCGACAGCCGTTCGAAGTTGCGCCCCGCCTCGTGCGCCGTGATCAACGACGGACTGTCGGCATGCGGCCAGCGCTCGTTGGTCAGCGAGGCGGACACGGCGCGGCCGGCCGCCAGGTCGGCGTGCCCGCGATAGGGTAGTCCGGCGTTCGCCGGCGCCTGCGCCATCGCGGAGCGCCGGTCGGTGCCACGCTCGATGCGGTCCATAAAGATGGCCGGGTACGCGTTGGCGAAGGCGGCCGTTCCGCCCGCGTCGAGTACCCGATGGTAGATGTTGTTCTCCAGCAGCTTGCCGAGCCGCTCGTCGGGGTAGGGGCCGTAATGCTCGTTGATGTGCGCCGGGGCGTTGACGCCGGTCAGCAACGTGGTTTGGCCGGTGCCGCTCTGCGGCAGCCCGTCGATGTCGAGATTGGCGTCGAGCGGAATGACGAGTGCGTGCGCGCCCTCAAGCGAGGGGCGATCCAGAAACGGCAGGTCGCCGAGCAATCCGCGCAGCACCGGCAGATGCGCGACGGCAAATGGATTGACCGCCGGATCGCGCACACCGATCCCGACGCCATCGACAAACAAAAAGATCACTGACAATTTAGATTTCGACCTTGCCACCAGTCTTTGCACGAGCGGGGATCCATCCATGTACCATTGTCCTGAATGCCGACTATTATTGCTTGTCCTATGGCTCGACCAAAACCCTGGCCGCCGCGTAGCGCTGGAAGCTGCCCGCGTCCGGCAGCATTCATATCGCGATATAGCTGCAACAGGCGCGGCTCTGTGCACACGTTTTCGACATGAAGCGTGTATCCAGCTATGACGCTGTCTTCGGCAGTGTACTTAAGAGTGATGCGCGTCGTGTCAGCATACAGGATCAACACCCCATACCCATTGCCGATATTGTAACCGGAGCTTGGCACGCTGATGATTTCGTTTGCCGCGCTTCCCATGCCGAGGACAGTAATACTCGGATTCGTAGTGTGAAGGCCCTGACGGCAATTGCACCCCCAGTCCCAATCGTATATTTGGTATCCAGATGTAAGCGTAGGTACTCGGTTGTCAGCAAATAGACTTGGAAACTGAGGCGCGTTGGGGTCGGTATCGCCACCGATAGCCCTGAATACAAGTTGCGCGTTCGCGTATTGGGCGTAGCCACGCCACCCGAGGTTGATGTCTGCATCGACCTCGGCAGGGCGGTGCAGCGGTAACACTACCCCCGCTGGCAGTGTTCCGTATGTCTCCGCCGGTATCGCTTGGCAAGCGGCCGTGCTCTGGTAGATCAGTGGCAGGTACACGAACTTGTCCATGGTGATTGCGCCCGTGGCGCGAATCGGCGATGGCACATCGGGCCACGACGCAGCGACCGGCGCCGCGGACGTCTGCCACGTCAGGCCCAGCAATATCGCCAGGGCGAGCAGCCCCGGCACGATGACCCATGACAAGTGTCGAGTGTGCACGTTCAATTCCGGTTGCGCGGAGCGCAGACCTCCAGTTTATTTGGTACCAGTTCGGCCTCCAGGCGGTGCGCCGCCGTATCGATGATCTCGCCGTCGGACTGGATCGGCAGCGGCTCGTCCGATGTGACGACGATTCGACGCGCGTGGTACATCGTGATCGCTTTGTGCCCAACGTGCGTGCCGCGCATGACGTGCGGAATGAGCGCCATGATGCCCGGCCGGCTCAACTGATCGGCGACACAGATGTCCAGCAAGCCGTCATCCATCTCGGCGTGCGGAGTCAGCCAGAACCCGCCGCCCGCGCAGCGCCCGTTGCCGATCGCAACCATGGTGATGCGCTGTTGTGTCCGGCGTCCGTCCATTTCCAGCGTCACGTTTGGCGTGCGGTACGAGAGCAGCAGGTTGCGCGCCAGCGCCAGCACGTACACGGCCATGCCGCGCGCCCATCTGATCTTGGCGGCCTCAATACTCACCTGCGCATCGAACCCGATGCCGGCCAGATTCACGAAATAGTCGTCGTTCAGCCGGCCGACGTCGACGCGGCGGGTGGCGCCATCGCCGATGATATGGCAGGCCGCCTGCCAGTCGTTCGGCACGCCGATCGACTTGATGAAGTCGTTGCCCGTGCCGATTGGCACGATGCCGAGCGTGCCCGTCACGCCGTCGCTGGATGCGCGAATTAAGCCGTTGGCCACCTCATGGATCGTGCCGTCGCCGCCGGCGGCGATCACCAGATCGAAGCCGTCGCGGTGTGCCCGCTCCGCCAGATCGACCGCATCGCGCACCGAGCGGGTGCGCGCCAGATCGGTCTCGATGCCGCAGGCGCGCAGTTCCCCCCGGATGTCGTCGACCAG
This genomic stretch from Chloroflexota bacterium harbors:
- a CDS encoding alkaline phosphatase family protein — encoded protein: MSVIFLFVDGVGIGVRDPAVNPFAVAHLPVLRGLLGDLPFLDRPSLEGAHALVIPLDANLDIDGLPQSGTGQTTLLTGVNAPAHINEHYGPYPDERLGKLLENNIYHRVLDAGGTAAFANAYPAIFMDRIERGTDRRSAMAQAPANAGLPYRGHADLAAGRAVSASLTNERWPHADSPSLITAHEAGRNFERLSRDYDLTLFEFFLTDVAGHRPARISAVAILERLDEFIGGIVELMDLQNSLLVVTSDHGNIEDNSTRRHTRNPVPAILVGSGRHEAARRMHSLADVAPAILHAIGLADAG
- a CDS encoding NUDIX hydrolase; this translates as MKHYDVLESRQLFRGRVFGLRQDRVRLPDGQTASLDIIEHGGAAVIVPVDEQGRIWFVRQYRHAAGEALLELPAGTLEPGEPPAACAAREVREEIGMAAGTIEPLGGSFLAPGYSSEFLHYFLARELTPDPAPHDADEFLEVVQLPAAEAYRLAAAGLIRDGKTLAGLLLAQSRL
- a CDS encoding histidine phosphatase family protein; amino-acid sequence: MRLYFIRHAQSENNHLWDSTGSSKGRSDDPRLTEIGVQQAEILAAHLRHAAGSGYAQTRDLQQIDDVRITHIYCSLMTRAMATATAIAKALHMPLVARDDLFEVGGIYLEDEETGENHGRPGGTRSYYSQHFPDCELPASVSEAGWWNRPYEHASERFPRAKRVLHDLLARHGDSDDRVAIVSHGAFFNYLLAAAVDLPDPTTSPTWFLLNNTSLTRFDFQDKQTGVVYMNRVDFLPRALVT
- a CDS encoding ROK family protein yields the protein MRTLGIDIGGSGIKGAIVETHSGKLIAERYRLPTPQPSKPKAVARTVAEIVAHFEWRGPIGCTFPAIVHHGVILSAANVHKAWIGADCRRVLREAIKQPVTVTNDADAAGVAEMKFGAGKGKHGLVIMITLGTGIGGAIFYNGVLVPNAELGHLQIRGVDAEARAAARVRTEENLSWKRYARRLNEYLSYVEFLFTPDLFIIGGGISADHRKFLPLLSLRTKVVPARLRNDAGIIGAGMMALGPRRRT
- a CDS encoding diacylglycerol kinase family lipid kinase; translated protein: MGAVSDHSEKHSNCKIVRICLESLQPDGQEAAIKTARLILNPVAGRGRAGTLVDDIRGELRACGIETDLARTRSVRDAVDLAERAHRDGFDLVIAAGGDGTIHEVANGLIRASSDGVTGTLGIVPIGTGNDFIKSIGVPNDWQAACHIIGDGATRRVDVGRLNDDYFVNLAGIGFDAQVSIEAAKIRWARGMAVYVLALARNLLLSYRTPNVTLEMDGRRTQQRITMVAIGNGRCAGGGFWLTPHAEMDDGLLDICVADQLSRPGIMALIPHVMRGTHVGHKAITMYHARRIVVTSDEPLPIQSDGEIIDTAAHRLEAELVPNKLEVCAPRNRN